The Streptomyces spinoverrucosus genomic interval GTCCTGCGCGACCAGGTCGACCAGGCCCTGTGCCGACTGCGCGTCGAACGGCTCGAACTGCTCCAACTGCACCGCATCGACCCGGACACCCCACTGGCCGAACAGCTCGGCACACTGCGGGAGTTGCAGACCGAGGGCAAGATCGCCCGGATCGGCCTGTCGGAGGTCACCGTCGACCAGCTCGACCAGGCGCGCGCCGTCGTCGACGTCGTGAGCGTGCAGAACCGGTACAGCCTCCTCGACCGGGAGTACGAACCGGTGCTCCGGGCCTGCGCGGCGGCGGGCATCGCGTTCCTGCCCTGGCGGCCGGTCGCGCACGGCACGTCCGGCGCGCACACGGAGATCGCCGCCGTCGCGGACGAACTCGCCGCCACGCCGACCCAGGTGGCGCTCGCCTGGCTGCTCGCCCACTCCCCGGTGATCTGCCCCATCCCCGGCACCGCCCGCATCGACCACCTCGAAGAGAACGTCGCCGCGGCCGGCCTCGATCTGTCCCCGGCCCAGCTCGCCCGCCTGGACAGCCTGAGCGAAGCGGCCTGACGGAGTCGGTGGGCGTGCGGCCGACGGCCCCTGAGCATGCGGGTGCCCCCGAGGACTGGGATCCTGAATCTGGCAGCGCTGCACCCGACCGCCTGAGGAACGACGGTGGTGATCGCCGTGACAGTGAGCCACTCCGAAGAGCGGGAGCCCGCGTGTTCGGGCGTGGACCCCGCCGGGGTCCCGTTTCTGCGTACCCGGCTGGCCCTGCCGACGAGGCCGCCCACGTTCCTGCGCCGCGAGCGCCTGGTCAAGCGCCTTGACCAGGCGTCACCGATGCCGTTGACCATGGTCAACGGCCCGGCCGGCGCCGGCAAGACCCTGCTGGTGGCCGACTGGGCCGCCGGCCTGGAGCAGCCGCCCGCCTGGCTGACCTGCGACCCGGCGGACCGCAATCCCGGCGTGTTCTGGGCCTACGTGCTGGAGGCGCTGCGCGCCGCCGGGGTGCCGGTGCCGTCCGAGGTCGGCCGTCCCGCGGGGGCGAGCCGCTTGGATCCCGGGCTGCCGGCCCGCCTCGCGGCAGGCCTTGCCGGCTCCGACCGCCGTGTGGTCCTCGTCCTCGACGAGTACGACCGTGTGACCACCCCCGAGATCGCGGAACAGCTGCGCTTCGTCCTCGACCACGCAGGCGCCGGACTCAGGCTGGTGCTCGTCACCCGCACCGAGCCGCTGCTGCCGCTGCACCGGTACCGGGTGTCGGGCCGGATGACGGAGATACGGAACGCGGATCTCGCCTTCACGCCCGAGGAAGCCGCGGAACTTCTGACCCGGCACGGTCTGTCCCTACCCGCGGGCGCCGTGCCCGCGCTGGTGCGGCGCACCCAGGGCTGGGCCGCCGGTCTGCGGCTGTGCGCCCTGGCGGCCCGGCAGAGCCCGGACCCCGAGACGTATCTCAAGGAGTTCGAGGCCGGTCGCAGCACGGTGGCCGACTTCCTGCTCGCCGAGGTGCTGGACAGGCAGGCGCCCGAGAGACAGGACCTGCTGCTGCGCGTCAGCGTCCTGGACCGGTTCTGCCCCGACCTCGTGAACGCGCTGACGCTGCGGTCCGACGCGGAGCGGGCGCTGGCGGAGCTGCACCGAGAGAACGTGTTCCTTCAGCACCTGGGCCATTCCTGGTACTGCCTGCACCCGCTGTTCGCGGAAATCCTCCGGGCCCATCTGCGCGAGCGTGCGCCCGGCCTGGCGGTCGAAACGGCGTCCACCCGAGGAAGATGTCGCTGGACGTCTGGAGGCCGGTCGCGATGACGGCCCCCCGGAGGAACACCATCGCCGCCACCCGCCGACCGGGACGCGGCGACGTGCTCATCTTCGCTCCGTTCCGCCGCAACCGGTGAACCGATGCGAGACCACCTCAGCGCGACGGCGACGCCCGCGGATCACCCTTCGTGGGTGATCCGGAGCCGTGCGGCGGGCGCGACGCTGGCCCGGTGGGCAGCGGATGGGCACCGCACACCGTTTCCGCCGGCGGTCCGGAAACGCCCCGGCCGGACCGCGCGAGGAGGAGCCATGACCGTTCCGCGTGGTCCGGCACCACAGGCCGGACCGGGACCCCCGGCCGACGCAACGGGTCCCGCCCGGGGCAGCGACCCCGCGGAAGTGCTGGGGCGCCTGGGCGGCTCGTGGACGTGGCTGCTCGGCTCGGCGCTGGCGACCCTGGTGCCGGGCGTCATCGTGCTGGTCTGGCCGGACGGGACGCTGCACGTGCTGTCCGTTCTCATCGGGCTGTACCTGCTCGTGATCGGGGCCTTCCGGTTCGTCGCCGTCTTCGCCGCGGAGCGCGGCGAGCGGTTGCCGGGGCTGCTGCTCGCGGTGCTGTACGTGCTGGCCGGGGTGCTGTGCCTGAGGCATCCACTGCAGACCATCGCCGCTCTGTCGCTGATCGTCGGGATCGTCTGGCTCGTCACGGGACTGCTGACCGCCTACGCGGCCGTCGCCGCCGAGTTCCTGCCCCACCGCGGCGTCGTCCTCGGCGCCGGGGTGCTGGGCGTCGTCGCCGGCATCGTCGTGCCGGCCCTGCCGGCCGAGTCGGCCGTCGCGCTGACCCGGCTGCTCGGCCTGTGGCTGGTGCTGCTCGGTCTGACCGAGCTGGCGGTCGCCTTCGCCTGGCGGGCCGCTTCGCGCAAGGCGGCCGAAGACGCCCGCGCGGATACGCCCACGGCGGCATGAGGTCCCCGGCCGGCGGCGGGCGCCCCGTCCGCCACACGGAGCCCCCGTCATCAGTCCGGCGGCCGCCGACCATTGAGGAGACCCCATGGCTCCGACACAGCCACCAGCACCCGCGCCCTCGGGTGGTGACGCGGGCAGCCGGATCGGCGTGACCGCCGAGGAGCACGCCGAATACCGCCGGCTGCGCCGTGCCGCCGACATGCGCCACCGCAAGGCCCGCTACGTCGGTGCGTCCGTCCTGCTTCTGGTCGCCCTGCTGCTGTCCCCGCTCGCCGTGGTCGCGACCTGGGTGCACGACGAGGTCGCCGACACCGACAGGTACGTGCGGACCGTGGCGCCGCTGGGCGCGGACCCGGCGGTGCAGTCGGCCGTCACCGACCGGCTGACCAACCGTGTCGTTGCCAATGTCGACGTGGAGGCGGTGACGAGGTGGCTGGGCGAGGCACTCGCGGATGCCGGGGCTCCGCCGGCCGTCGTGGACCGCTCCGAGGCGCTCGCCGGGCCGCTGCGTGCCGCCGTGACCAATGTCGTGCACCGCGTCGTGAACCGCGTGGTCACCAGCGACGTCTTCGAGGACGCGTGGGTGGCCGCCAACCGGCGCGCCCACACGGCGGTGGTGAACGTACTGACCGGAAGCCGGAGCGGAGCTGTGCGCGCCGAGCAGGACAAGGTCGTCCTGGACCTCGGCACCGTGGTCGACGAGGTCAAGAAGCGGCTCGTCGACGCGGGCTTCGAGAAGGCCTCGGCCATCCCCGGCCCCGACCGGCAGATCACCCTGTTCGAGAGCGACGAACTGTCCAAGGCGCAGGCCGGCATGCGGCTGCTGGACATCGTCGGCACGTGGCTGCCGGCGCTGACCGTCGTGCTCGCCGCCCTCGCCGTGTGGACCGCCCCGGCACACCGTGTGATGCTGCTGGTCACGGCCGTCGGCATCGCCGTGATGATGGCGCTGCTGCTGGTCACGCTGGCCGTCGTGCGCCGGGTCTACCTGGACGCCGTGCCCGCGGCGACGCTGCCTGCCGATGCCGCGACGGCGATCTACGACACCCTCGTGCGCTTCCTGCGGGACAGCACCCGCACCCTCCTGGTCGTCGCCGTGATCACCGCGCTCGCCGCCTACTTGTACGGCCCCGGGACCGTGGCCCGCGGTGTACGCGGCCTCGCGGGGCGCGGCACCACCGTGGCCGGCCATGGACTGCGGCGCGTGGGGCTGCGCACCGGTGCGGCCGGGCAGTGGCTGGACGCCCACCGGTCGTGGACCACCGGCATTGTCATCGCGGGCGGGGTGCTCGCCCTCGTGCTGTGGAACTACCCCACGGTCGCGGCCGTGGCCCTGGTCCTGGGGCTGGTCCTGCTGGTTCTGGTCGTCCTGGCGGTCCTGGCCGCGGCGGGCGGGCCGGCCGCCCGGGACGGCCAACCGGGCCGGACCGGACCGTGAGACACG includes:
- a CDS encoding aldo/keto reductase, with the translated sequence MTADVFHIGGDLTVGRLGFGAMRLPTEPAAERQTGLAVARRAVELGVTLIDTAHLYGGGANEELLAEALHPYPADLLITTKVGVARTGPDGDWRLDGRPAVLRDQVDQALCRLRVERLELLQLHRIDPDTPLAEQLGTLRELQTEGKIARIGLSEVTVDQLDQARAVVDVVSVQNRYSLLDREYEPVLRACAAAGIAFLPWRPVAHGTSGAHTEIAAVADELAATPTQVALAWLLAHSPVICPIPGTARIDHLEENVAAAGLDLSPAQLARLDSLSEAA
- a CDS encoding HdeD family acid-resistance protein, coding for MTVPRGPAPQAGPGPPADATGPARGSDPAEVLGRLGGSWTWLLGSALATLVPGVIVLVWPDGTLHVLSVLIGLYLLVIGAFRFVAVFAAERGERLPGLLLAVLYVLAGVLCLRHPLQTIAALSLIVGIVWLVTGLLTAYAAVAAEFLPHRGVVLGAGVLGVVAGIVVPALPAESAVALTRLLGLWLVLLGLTELAVAFAWRAASRKAAEDARADTPTAA